In Capsicum annuum cultivar UCD-10X-F1 unplaced genomic scaffold, UCD10Xv1.1 ctg73630, whole genome shotgun sequence, the sequence GTTTTACTCCTTTGTTCCTTCGACAAGCCTTCGAATGCATCAACTAGCGGTAATACTTCTTTTCTCCACCATTTCAAATACTTGGTAGACACATGCGGCTCAAACAACCTAGATGGATAGCATAACCTCAAATCAGAATCAGAGGGTCTGCTATAGTTGTTCCATGAAAGTTGAGGAATTGAAGGCGAGCGAGGAATCCATTTTGGGAAGTCCTGATCAAATCCAAACTGCATTGCTACATGATTTGGTCGATAGGGCTCTTGACAATCAATACCTACAAGCTCCGACACCCGCAAGCATCGAATGTAGGACTCCAATTCTTGGTCAGAATTTTTCCCTTCAACTATCATCCACTCTTCTGTTTCCTTGTAAAATTTTGGCGCTGACCAACTTTCCACAGCCAAGGCATATGGCCTCCACTGAAACGTCTCTGCAGACGAGTCGATCGCAGCCCTCACATTAATAACACCTGATCTTTTCACATCGTGCCTTCGTCCTATTCTCACCTCACCAACCATATTGTAATTTCCAGCCTGCTTTGGACGCAAAGCTACCAACCTTTCCCAAGCCCAAACTTGAATAAAGAACAATAGCGACAAAAGACTA encodes:
- the LOC124894399 gene encoding uncharacterized protein LOC124894399, producing the protein MVEIEQHLEKARMELIGLKADNHNRRLNFFMNSGRDYEHEAFLYLWLSRFVFPGEQAFILLREAMTIATSSSNEDDRNRFQILGFSLLSLLFFIQVWAWERLVALRPKQAGNYNMVGEVRIGRRHDVKRSGVINVRAAIDSSAETFQWRPYALAVESWSAPKFYKETEEWMIVEGKNSDQELESYIRCLRVSELVGIDCQEPYRPNHVAMQFGFDQDFPKWIPRSPSIPQLSWNNYSRPSDSDLRLCYPSRLFEPHVSTKYLKWWRKEVLPLVDAFEGLSKEQR